The Myxocyprinus asiaticus isolate MX2 ecotype Aquarium Trade chromosome 19, UBuf_Myxa_2, whole genome shotgun sequence nucleotide sequence GTTTCTGACAATCTGCCGTCAAGGGAGATACTGAAAAAATCAATTTGTGTTCGTTTCTCGGAAGGGATTGAGTTTCCCTCGATCCCTCACTCTCCACCAATCACAGTCGAGATTGGGCGTGGCCTGACGCCGAACTAGTTCCGTGTGGAAACTACGCCGGTCCGGGTGCAAAGTTTCAGCCGTCTGCAAACGCGCATCACAGAGGGTCAGTATAACCGGGCAGATCTCCGGTCCCCAGCGCTCATTAAACCCGGATCCCCGCATCGATTACGGTCTGTCGGTCGGAACGAGTTCAGATCAAGCTTCATTGTTTCGTGCTCTGGAATCATGGCCTGCGCGCCGAACCGGGTCCGTCTGCTGTGCATGCTGTCGCTCACCTTCGGGTTCTTCATCGTGGAAGTGGTAGTAAGCCGGCTCACGTCGTCTCTAGCAATGCTGTCAGACTCTTTTCATATGTTATCGGACGTGATCGCGCTGGTCGTGGCTCTGGTGGCGGTACGCTTCGCCGAGAAGACCCAATCCACCAACAAGAACACGTTCGGCTGGATCCGGGCCGAGGTGATGGGCGCGCTGGTCAACGCCGTGTTCCTCACCGCGCTCTGTTTCACCATCATCCTGGAGGCCACCGAGCGCTTCACGGAGCCGCATGAGATCGAGAAGCCCTGGGTGGTGATCGGGGTGGGCGCCGCGGGGCTAGTGGTCAACTTGCTCGGGCTCTGTCTCTTCCACGGGCACGCTGGAGGCGGTGGACACGGCCATTCCCACGGAGgacacaaaaaacacaagaatggGAAAGCCCGCAGGTCCGAAATGCTGGAGGATTGCCGGTCCGCTGGAGAAGAGACCAATAACCTGGTCGGGAATCACAATAGCAGCCCGAACGGCGTTAATACGGACCGGAGGAGAGCTGGTAAGAAAAgttttcttttcattattttttcttttgttcccaTTAAAGACCGGTTTCTGAAACCTGAACCGACTGATTCATAGAACGAATGAATCCCTAATAGACTTGATGATATCAGACGCGATTAAGTGTGTATTATTTGGATTTAATGTGTAGTGATGGTGCGGGTGTTTTTACAGTTTGCGCACGGGATCTTGCGAAACGTGTGCAACACTGTCCTGAGAGGACTTTTGTTTTCTCGTTTCAAAAACAAGCCCTGACATGGTTACCGTTAGCTACAACAGCCATTGCTACTATAATCAGACTGTGATTAATGGGTACTGTCATTAAAAAACGACATTGAAATGACAGCAAAGGACTAAAAATCCCTATGAAaccttataattttatagaattaacAACTATAGTTATTACGGCTTGTTGCGTGTTATTGGAAACTCCTATGATACGTTTTCGCATGGGGACTGTCAAAAAAGGCCTTCATTCTAACCAGCATAGTCTCTGGTCATATGACAGTTCCTCTGACACACTATATATTTGATTTGTCTTCTTGATTAGCTCAAAAGTATCGTGGGATGGCATGCCAGCTCACTGCCAACCACAATTATGTGCAAACACTTTCTTTTTCCCTTTTATCTGATTGGTTCCATTGGGAAAAATACAGATTGTTCCAAATACAAGTTAAAGCAGCCACTGTGCTTATCTAGAGGAATTTCTCACAAGGCCTTGTCTACTTGTTTGTTCAGGACAGCACAGAGGAGAGATGAACAGATGGGTTACATCACATGAGATGAACAGATGGGTTGCATCACCCCAGGCATCAATGATCAACTCACCATAAATGTTATATAAATGGAAAAAATGGTCTAGAATAGTAGCCACAGTCTTGGAGACTTGAGTGTATTTTGGTAATGATGTTCGTCTTGAGAGACGCTACACATGTCGCACCAGTGAGGCTAGTGgaacttttccactgcacgttacagttcaactcgactctgcttgctttacttttctgagcttgcttttccactgcagtttagtgcagccttaacgtgggtgggattatattattatatataggctgatcgtcatagttgtgtCGCCCCagccagctctcgttggatcctctcctcggctactaatgggaggaatgtctgcacctcgtttattgaccacggcgtggttttgcacacagccatttctttttacaattcgaaagtcgcgtgaacaaatgatattgctgttgctaacttaaaaactagcgggttgatgtcccgtgtcgcaaatccagtgatgctagtagtgacgattctctctgaccaatcagtgatctgcagggttttgacgtcacatttagtatcggctcggctcgcttggaacctcgaccgaggtggtactaaaaaaagtaccaggtactatccacagtggaaaatccccagaaagcaagcagagtcgagtcgagccgtaccgtgcagtggaaaagccccataagtgaCCTAGGTTAGTTGACCAGATTGTTGTTACACAGGGCTTTAATGGTTTGCGTTAAAGGGAtcgtttgcccaaaaatgaaaattatataatcATTTATGATAGAATttacctaatgttgttccaaatctgtatgttttttttttttttttttttttcttccataaaccacacaaggagatgttgggcaggaTGTTAATGGTCctcttttaataaaaacaaaagtgaatGAGCACCAAGGCCTGCCAGCTTTAAAagtgacacaaaaaaaaaaaaaaaaggacctaaGAAGTTGTACATACGACTCATGTGACATATTCAAAGGCTTCTAAAGACATATAATAGCTTTTTTGtgaagaacagaccgaaattgaGGTCATTATTCACAGAAAAATCTTCAACTTTGCCgttgctctcaaatctcatttgtgcgaTTTGAATATGTGCATATTCCACAACTAATATATACATAGAAATGTGAATTTGTCTGTAACAAAAACCACAAAACGGTACTTAAAGGGGAAGTATGCGATTTCTGAGCTaatagtggcaccaaacggaattacaaaaataaagtatgttttcaaacaaccctTACCAACACCCCTTCAGGCACGGTCACGCACACCTTTGCACGGCAAAATTCCGTGGGCGAAACAcaagtcatctcaatgggaatccgatTGAATTTCACacgatggacttccggtggcgaagAACTTCCTAATGGATTTCACgtgaagttcaagtttggtgaactttgcggCGAACTTTCGCAGCGTTGACCATTAGGAAGTTGCACGGTTTGAccgtgacctctgtgtgggcggtgcttcataaacggctacactgaatattcacaatggacaaggaaatAATTTTAGCAGcaaatttctttttaacttcactctgtgcagcattaaaaagaggcagCTTGGCAGTAATTTATTTTGCTGAATTCTCATGCGCTCAGCATCCGCCCACGCCATCTTCACCCTCGGAATTTTGCCATGCAAAGGTGTGTGACCGCGCCTTTTAGACTCATCACgccctttcgcactctctgattccctatgaacaaatgggccatactaaataaaaggtgctAAACGTTTAACGTcgtaataaacaagaccactGTAACAAACACACCGGATGGAAAGCATGGCAGAGGAATTGGGTCGTCCAATAACATCGCCGGATTGAACGGCAGTTTGGTGTGCGGGTGATCCAGCACATGTGGTaggatggttcttctggtaactaCAGTAGTAAGTGTAAGGATACATATTCCGAGTATCTTACGAATTTATCTGGAGCTCgacagtaatgagctaacttgtgtGGCAATACCTTGAGTGTAGCTTACCTGTCGAGAAGCAACTTGGAAATTTTGCCATGTCCTTCGAACCGCAAAAATTCTCTCAATGTCCTACACCTTGTAAATGCGACGCAAATGTTGACTCTGGTTTTACCTCGTTCtctgtcttttagcaagtcttcgaattttggcaaagctaaatttattttcctctgtacACATCTGCATGGATGTTCATACTCCCCCGGCTGAACAGCTTACTacaagtagccacgccccaaactcatgtTATAGGTTGAACTAGAAAGGGGTGGGTAGATGTGAGTGGCCccctcaaaatataaacatcaatgttttgatagtgcctgggatgCTTAGTGTTTATACTTTTAGGGGAGGTAAACCaacgaatggtttacttatagttgtcaatggCCAATAAGGTGGGGTAGTAgaacatatatatttaaagtaaaataataataataaaaaaaacaacaattcaagacagaaaataattaaaatatgtaaataaataacataataaattGGAGTACAATTACAGCAAATATAATATCACCCATAGACATTTCCATTATTGTAGGGGCtgaaaatgcacattcaaatatACATTGGTCAAGCAATTTGATCCACCTTTGCTGCATTACAATAATCATGTTCAATAAATGATACAAATGGCCTTCAAAAGAATAGGCTGTATGTAATCTTTTTCATTGCAATGCATAAGGTGATTGGTTACAAGACACACAAGAGCGAATAGCACATCTTCGTGCACCATATTTGAATATTCACGAACGTAATTAAGATTTGAGAGTTACAGAAGAGGAAGATTAGCAGTGAATAACATCTTAAATGTCTTTTTCTGataatatggcttcagaagacttggaatatgtctTATTGAATACTTTTATGGGAAAGCCTCTGGTAACCAATTTCCTTTCAATAGCCGTGTTTCCACTAttaggccaaatgagggcatgttagtgcatgccagggccagttgcgtccCCAGtgtcacttccagggcttcatcgtgcctcctcgtgGCAAATGGCCAAGCACCCTGGCCCACCGATTACatttgggccaaagaaggccaactagGGATTGAGCTGGGGTCAAAGGCAAGAGGAGTTTCACTGAGTCATGTCAGAGTTTTCAGTACCAAGATACTTATTTCCCAATTTTTCATttctagctaccagcttacctcaacagatcaatGGAGAATGAAAAATCGTCATTCCTGGTCAGTAGAATAAATCAGGGCCCTTTTGAATATTTGTGCTGATGAAAGTGTGCAGCATCATATCGTCGCGGTGTCTGCCGAATGAAGACACGATAAAGTATATTGACGCCGAACTGGCTAAGtttgtatccagcgcacaacagtacaggttcgggaaaatttaaaaaataaattgcgggcacagtacaaatccgtgttgatttcgagggctagctagtctcctgAGTCTGATACTTCTGCTcaagtttccctcttgcttgtgaaatgggcagggtgtgtgacattgtcaccagggcggcgtattaagtgtgggttttagggcaacgttGCTGGGCTATTGGccagatggtgggaatgcagagtgATTTTGGTCTCGCAGCTCGAGTTCTGAGGCTGTTGGCctcggctgaccagttgatagccctggctcgcattggcccgatggtggaaaagtggctaatgtaTAGAAAATAGCAGTTTTAACATTTTGCTAaacttttgtgttacatggatgAAAAGAAAAcgatacaggtttgaaatgaaaaATGATGATAAGTGTGAGTTATTGATGAGAGAATCAGGATTCCCACGGccatgaaaaacctggaaatattatggaattttagaattttgttttccaggtctggaaaaagCATGGTAATTTTTAGTTAACCTCTGCTCTGAAATATTTAAACACCTAAATATTGCTCTTGGTTAGAGCATGTGTAGAGTAGAAGTTGCTCGCAAGCAATAGTCATATCAAATTTGTGAACAAATCCTTCTTTTGAGTAGGTTCTTTTCAGTTAATTGGTTGAAATTATTAATTAGCGAATCAGTAagaatcaagatttttttttaaaatcggtTTCCAGAAATCAAAAACAACTGGAAAAGCctgtagaatttttatttttgtgtattctATTGCTTTAATGtatgttaatgtattttacaacaaatacatttGCTATTTTGTTGAGTTAGTTTGATGAACAGATTGTGCATTTTAAAAGTTTGACTTTCATCATGTTGATGAAATTTGCTTTGCCTGATGAGTCATACTTGATTTTCTTTCTGTCCTGCAGATGTGTGTCATAGCAACAGCCTGGATTTGCAGATTAACGGCAATGCTCCATATGAAGAACTTGAAAACGGACATGACTCTGCATCCCAGCTCAACATGCGGGGTGTTTTCCTTCACGTCCTGGGTGATGCTCTCGGCTCTGTGATCGTGGTGGTCAACGCCCTCATCTTCACCTTTGTATGGAAGCCGTGCTTGCCTGGTACGCTCTGTGAGAACCCTTGTGCTGGTCACCAATGCACAGACCATGTTGAGAATATCAGCAGTGCAGGAACCAACCATACGATGTTCAAAGCAGGGCCTTGCTGGGTGCTTTATCTCGACCCAACGCTTTGTGTCATCATGGTCTGTATCCTTCTGTACACCACGTACCCACTTCTGAAAGAGTCTGCGCTTATCCTACTGCAAACCGTGCCCAAGCAGATCGACATGCATCAGCTCAAGGCCCGGCTGCAGGAACTGGAGGGCGTGCTGGCAGTGCATGAGCTGCACATCTGGCAGCTGGCAGGCAGTCGCATTATTGCCACAGCGCACATCAAATGCCACGACCCTACCTCCTATATGGATGTAGCCAAGCGTATCAAGGACTTTTTCCATGACGAGGGCATCCACGCAACGACCATTCAACCAGAATTTGTCACAATGAACTCGGATTCTCGTGCGTCACTTTGCGAGCTGTCTTGCAGAACGCAGTGTGCACCAAAACTATGCTGTGGCGCAGCTGATACTGTAAAACAACCGGATGGTGCTCTGGGCCAAAAGAAACCAAGTGAGTCCAAAACCCCAATGGTCCCAGGAGAAGGTTCTGCTCTGGAGATCATCAATGAGTCTGTGGAGACTGCAAGCAGGCCTGAAGCCCCTGTGATCATCACAAGGGAAGTGGAGTCATCACTGTGAAATAAAAGCAGTTTAGATGGAGAATAATCTGTTTGGTTAAGGTTACCGGTGTGTTTTGGATCAGCTGACTGATTTCTACTTTGCTGTGAGAAGAGTCCAAACACACATTcatcataatacacacacacacacacgtacacacactgcCCTGTCTCCACAACACCATATCAACATAAAGACAATATGAAAAGACTGGAGAGAAAGGCCTTCTGCATGTGTGTTTACTGCATTGTCGGATTGGTGTTTGTGCCAAAGCTTCTCTTTATACAGGATGTCAGACACTTGTGTCCTTCCTGTGGatgtaatgcaatgacatgtaATTTTCAAGTTTGGCTGCTGGATCATTTAAAGGAGAAATGTCTTGACCAATTTTTTTTACCCATCTGTTCTGTTTTATCTTTCATActttatattgtttgttttcttaGTCATATTCAACTTTTATATTTTGTGAGAGATttaataatttatgtatttaagtTATTGgtaattacatttagttttttgtttttcaaaaagctTTTTGTAAGATTTAGAGGTATTTTGCCTCTCTCgacacaaagtattttttttaatttttttttatatgttgtttttaaaGATTGCTGTTAAATCTTTCACTCTTTTTAGATGATCTGTTTTATTTGACCTCATAAGATGTTTCAGCAGTTCTTCACCAAGCCTATAATTGAAACTGCTGTTATAGCACTGAATCTAGTCAGTGTAGGAACTAGACAACCCTCTCTTGTTGATTTTTTATACAAACTGATGCCTTCTTCGTTCTGTGGTTCTGTCAATCAAACCAGAGGTGAAAAtgctgtcaaaatgtaaaatatgttgtCAAACTGCAAGAGGGTGATTTGTCCATGCTGTTGTTTAAAGTGAAGGGACCGCTTCAGATTTGTAGCAAACGTTAATATGGCACCTGTGCATGACCAAATATAATGGTTCATAATAAATGCTTTGAGGGAGAAACAAAGCGACTTTATAAACCATAAGAcaagggagtttttttttttctttttctgaaatacaCGGGGAATGGGCACAGGTTTGGGTTGATCGGATTCTTTTTGGTGTCGCACAATCTTTTCAGTGGCCTTCGTTGGAGGAAAAAACAGGCTGAATATCAGCCCTTCACAACACTATATCTGCAAACTTTGGTAATATTTGATGTGGGTAAAAATATGCAATTTATGAAAAACAGGAAAACTTGTCTTTATTATTAGTTGTTTAGTGATTTTCTTAGAAATCTGTAAACATGAGCTCACAGCATATACTATATGTGCAGACAAGAGTGTTTGTATCACTGAGGATTTTAAGCATACCATGCTGAAGTATTTTTCATATGTTCCTGTCAACTGTGTTGTTGTGAATTAAAAATGCTTGTTTGGTACTGTTCAATCCATATGCCTGTTTTGTGACTTTCAAAGGGAAGTTGATTTTGACATGCACAGCAGATTTTTTGACTTTTAAACAACGAATAGTACAAGATACTAGAACAAAAGTGAATAGAACATCTGCATAGAAAGCACTGTTTAGGCAAAGTGAAATAAGCTAACCAAGAGGTAAATTCAAAAGCGTGGAGGGCCCAGTACTGAGCCTTGGGGCATACCAGACTTAACTAGACCAATTTTAGTCCTAAATCTACCAAGAAAGACAAAGTGACAATGATCAAAGCGCCTAAACCATTTTAGAGCAAAGAAATTATAATGCTGACAACTTATGATGGAACTCAGAATCAACTTACAGGCCAGTTCAATAACTTGTTAATTAGATTGATGTGATTCAAAGTACACATGTATAGCTTGCCTTCAATATGCATACAGCAATTTCCTCACATAGTGTTTTGATAGTAAGTGGATCTAGTGGCTAAAGTCAAGCTTTGTGAATTTATACCTataatatatatagtgtataataTAAGCATTCAGTTGTTACAGAGATGGAAACTCAAGTTGCAAATTAAAATTAGACTtgttttaacatgttaattctgtgcaaacaattatataaataatagcaCAATCACGGCACAtaaacaaggaatttttcttaACAGAGCTTTGAAATTAGATTTGAGGCTTGGACATTTGACAAAAAACTTGACGTAGACCTTGGGaccttgagacttgacttggacttaaACAAGGTATTATTGACAAAACCTGTAACTGATGCACTATGACTCATTGACTGGCTCTTGTAAATGTCTAGCAATATTAAGACTTCAGCCTGTAAGGCTTGTTTTGTCATTGGTTACTGTAAGTACTGTATTTGTACTTTGCCCCAAATACATTTCCATCCCTTGCATATAATTTATTCACTCAGATGGGATCCGTTTACCAGATGAAATGCACTCATTGGACAGTTGGATGGTGGAAGATGGTTGGTTAAAAAGTCTTTTAAGATTAGGCCTTATAGTTACTCTGTTTACTTTAAACCTTTtaattgaaacatttttttttttttttaaatgcttttataaagtcTGTGGTTTTTCTTAAGAGCTATATGCAACCACTGCATTCTAAGTTCCACTTTTTTCCACAAAGAAATGTAGTTTCATATCCACAATGGTGCTTCAGAGGGCCACTGACAATCACTCTGTTTTGAACGAACTAGTGTCTGTGAAAAACTTGATACAGATAAATAGTATTCCCCAATtttgtaattatgttttttttaactatatttaTTGGAGTTTTCCAATTTTTACAAAACAATGGGAAGCATAAAGTGAAATCAACTACAGAACAGATTGAGAACAAAAAAACACCCCAGTCTGCCTGTAAAGTAATAAACAATCGAGAATAAGTAAATTAATAATAGTCGGTTTTAGGTTAGGTACAACGACAGATGTATTCTAAGGCGTCCACACCCTGTAGAACTGATCTGTGTTAGAATGGGGTGGGGGGTAGGGGTGGTCTTTCCACTGCTAGAGTCATGAAAGCCATGTGCAGCCTGATAATGAATCCCACAAAGCAGCACACTGCCCCCATCAAAACCCTGTCACATGACACGTCTTGTCTTAACCCAGGGGTCCAGCAAAAACCTGCTTTCTTAATAGCCCAGCAACAGTATCTCTGCCCAAAGCTTTACATTAATCccataaaacaaactctctcAATTCAAAAGAGCAAAAACAGAGACCATTGACAAAGAATAGTCAAATTCTTATATTTTcctactgtactgtatatcagaCCTAAAGCTGAAGATCTATTACCATACCAAGGCAGTTGGGGTGTTTCTTGTCCAAAAAATGTCTACGCACAAATGAATTTATTGGTTAATCTTTCAAGCTATGGCTAGAAAGGTTTAGCCACGGCCGTCAATGTCTTAAATATAGATTGTCAATGACTACATTACATGTACCAgaatatttcaatattaatttaaatgtattcatattcGGATTAAGTATGCATCATGTCAGCATGTTAAACAAATTGCCATAATCCGATTAAGCCAATTCCCCAGTTTCTTGAAATCTGAATAAGAGAGCTGGCATATGCCAATATTAAGCAGAAAAATTTGGGTCAACGAAAACACCTTATTCAGAATATTCAGTATAACCGAATATTCATTTACATTCATATTTCCAAAAGACAGCAAGTTTGGGTGCTGTCTACTTTCATTTttccatcccagatgcgtatggcTTTCttacttcagtggaacacaaacaaagatttttataagaatatttcagctctttaggtctttacaatgcaagtgaatggtgaccagacttttgcagctccaaaaatcacattaaggaaacatattagtaatccacatgacttcagtggttaaatcaatatcttcagaagcgatatgataggtgtgacaTGGACTGGCATAGACTCAGTGACTAAA carries:
- the LOC127410215 gene encoding zinc transporter 1-like — translated: MACAPNRVRLLCMLSLTFGFFIVEVVVSRLTSSLAMLSDSFHMLSDVIALVVALVAVRFAEKTQSTNKNTFGWIRAEVMGALVNAVFLTALCFTIILEATERFTEPHEIEKPWVVIGVGAAGLVVNLLGLCLFHGHAGGGGHGHSHGGHKKHKNGKARRSEMLEDCRSAGEETNNLVGNHNSSPNGVNTDRRRADVCHSNSLDLQINGNAPYEELENGHDSASQLNMRGVFLHVLGDALGSVIVVVNALIFTFVWKPCLPGTLCENPCAGHQCTDHVENISSAGTNHTMFKAGPCWVLYLDPTLCVIMVCILLYTTYPLLKESALILLQTVPKQIDMHQLKARLQELEGVLAVHELHIWQLAGSRIIATAHIKCHDPTSYMDVAKRIKDFFHDEGIHATTIQPEFVTMNSDSRASLCELSCRTQCAPKLCCGAADTVKQPDGALGQKKPSESKTPMVPGEGSALEIINESVETASRPEAPVIITREVESSL